In the genome of Flavobacteriaceae bacterium YJPT1-3, the window AGTTCCTAACCATTGACCGTCAGATGCCGCCATTCGATACTCGAGGGTGTCTGTGATGACTTTTCCATAGGGAAACTCCATTTTCGTGATCAAAAACAGATTGCTGAACGGATAATCATTGGTGTTCCGTAAGGTGATGAACGCGTCGTAAGGCTGAAGGCTGTCTTCCATTTTAAGTTGAAAGGTCACCGTTGAGTCTTGGTGCCACTGGGCGGGCAGATCTTGATACTCGTGATAAACACCGTGTTGATCACAGGACATCATTCCTGCAATCAGGAGTAATCCAAAAAAAAGTCTACGCATTGTTTTTAGTACTTCGGGATGACGATTTTTTTGTTCCTTTTCCTTTGCGCTTTCTACCCTTCTTTTTGGAGTGCCCTTTGGGTCGATCAAAACGAGTCAGACTGTCCTGTCCTACAACGTTCTCAAAGTCGATTTTAGTGTCTTGTACGTTCGACTGGGCATACATTTCCAGGCTAGGCACCGGATCTTTTTTCTTGTTAGCAGCAATAACCTCATTGGCCTGTTCAGTAGTTAGCTTATGCCAGTTCATCCATTCTCCCTCATAGGCATACCAAAGAAAGCCCTGAAAAATGTCTATTTTTTGACAAATGGCAGTGCCCTTCTCCGTATATAGCTTGGTTTCTGTTTTGGGAAAATCCTGAAGCGCATCGAGATAAGCATCCAACTCATAATTGAGGCAGCATTTAAGCTTCCCACATTGTCCGGCCAGCTTTTGAGGATTGAGAGAAAGTTGCTGATAGCGGGCAGCACTGGTATTCACTGATCGGAAATCAGTCAACCAGGTAGAGCAACACAATTCCCGGCCGCAGGATCCGATCCCGCCCAATCGGGCCGCTTCTTGCCGCAGTCCAATCTGCCGCATTTCGATGCGGGTTCTGAATTCGTGTGCGTACTCTTTGATGAGTTGACGAAAATCCACTCGGCTGTCTGCGGTGTAATAGAAAGTGGCTTTAGAACCGTCTCCCTGAAATTCGACATCGGAGATCTTCATTTTGAGATTGAGTCGGATAGCTATTTGTCGAGCCTTAACCTGTATAGCAGCTTCTCGATCGCGGACCTTTTGCCAAATGTCTATATCGCGCTGGGTGGCCTTGCGATAGATCTTCATCACTTCCTCGCCTTCCGTAGGCGCTTTTTTACGCTTCATTTGCACCCGAACCAATTCTCCGGTCAGGGTCACCATGCCAATGTCGTGTCCCGAAGGTGCCTGGGTAGCGACCAGATCGCCCATGCTCAAGGTTAATTTATCTTCGTTTTTGAAAAATTCTTTCCTGCTGTTCTTAAAGCGTACTTCTACAAAATCGAAAGGCTCCTGACCATCGGGAAGTTCCATATTGGCCAGCCAGTCAAAGACGGTCAGTTTATTGCAGCCGTCCGTCCCGCAGGTGCCGTTGTTCTTGCATCCTTTGGGTTGACCATTCTTATCTGTTCCGCAGCTACTGCACGCCATGTTGATTGAAAATTTCTGAAGATTAAGTCTCCTTGGAGACTGAGGATGTTTCCTCCTTTAGTCCTGCTAAATATACTATTAATTATCGGGGAGTCGTGAGCGATTGAAGGTCCTGACAATCAGCCCTTTCTTTGGTACTTGAGCTTCTCTGAACGTCCTTTTTTAAATATTTTATTGCTGTTTCCCTTGCCGGCTCGCAGTCGTTTTTGCTCTTCATAAGGCAAACTGGCGATTTCTTTGCATTCTTCCGAACAACACGCATCCATCGCCTGGGCACAGGATTCGCATTGAATGAAGAGTAAGTGGCAGGCCTCATTGGCACAATTCACATGAGTGTCGCAAGGGGCTCCGCATTGATGACACTGTGCGATAACGTGATCACTGATCTTCTCAGCCCTGCGATGATCGAATACGAAATTCTTCCCGAGGTACTTATTCTCCAGTTTCAATTGCTCTACCTGACGGGCGTACTCGATAATTCCTCCTTCCAGCTGATATACCTGCTTAAAGCCCTTGTGCTTGTAGTAAGCGCTCGCTTTTTCACAACGAATACCCCCGGTACAGTACATGACCAGTTTTTTATCCTCCTTGTGTTCTTTAAGTTGTTCCTCAATCAGGTCAAGCGAATCTCGAAACGTATCGACATCCGGAGTGATCGCGCCCTGAAAATGACCGATTTCACTTTCGTAATGGTTACGCATATCGACCAGTACGGTGTCTTCGTCTTCCAGCAACTGATTAAAAGTAGGCGCATCCACGTGAATGCCTTTATTGGTCACATCAAAGGTTGCGTCATTGAGACCGTCAGCAACGATCTTAGGACGAACTTTGATCTTCAATTTAAGAAAGGATTTGGCATCCTGTTCGATCGCAATATTGAGTCGAACGTTTTCAAGAAAATAGATTCCGTCCAGAAAATCTTTAAATTCTTGAAATCGCTTGGCCGGCACAGAAAGCTGTGCATTAATTCCCTCATGAGCAACATAAATGCGCCCAAGAACATCCATAGCCTCCCAGGCTACGAATAAATGATTTCGAAAAAGGTGTGGATTGCCAATCTTGGCATATTGGTAGAAAGAGAGGGTAAGACGGTCTTCACCGGCTTCTTCAATAAGAATTGCTCTCTCTTTCGCGCTTAATTTATTGTACAGTTGCATGCTATACCTTTAAAGTTGAAAGAAAGTGCAAAAGTAAGTAGAATTTGAGGCTTGACCAATAAAAAATGCCCGGTGTGGATCACGGGGCATTTTTTTAAGAACGGCTAATTCTGTTATTGTTTTCAAACTTGAGTTCAAAAATCAACGTCAGCCGCCCTCGAGTGTGAA includes:
- a CDS encoding gliding motility lipoprotein GldH — translated: MRRLFFGLLLIAGMMSCDQHGVYHEYQDLPAQWHQDSTVTFQLKMEDSLQPYDAFITLRNTNDYPFSNLFLITKMEFPYGKVITDTLEYRMAASDGQWLGTGFSELKENKLWYKEQVRFRESGVYHLHIRPAMRRMGEVQPLQALPGITQVGLRIERVEEQ
- the ricT gene encoding regulatory iron-sulfur-containing complex subunit RicT, whose amino-acid sequence is MACSSCGTDKNGQPKGCKNNGTCGTDGCNKLTVFDWLANMELPDGQEPFDFVEVRFKNSRKEFFKNEDKLTLSMGDLVATQAPSGHDIGMVTLTGELVRVQMKRKKAPTEGEEVMKIYRKATQRDIDIWQKVRDREAAIQVKARQIAIRLNLKMKISDVEFQGDGSKATFYYTADSRVDFRQLIKEYAHEFRTRIEMRQIGLRQEAARLGGIGSCGRELCCSTWLTDFRSVNTSAARYQQLSLNPQKLAGQCGKLKCCLNYELDAYLDALQDFPKTETKLYTEKGTAICQKIDIFQGFLWYAYEGEWMNWHKLTTEQANEVIAANKKKDPVPSLEMYAQSNVQDTKIDFENVVGQDSLTRFDRPKGHSKKKGRKRKGKGTKKSSSRSTKNNA
- a CDS encoding rhodanese-related sulfurtransferase, whose product is MQLYNKLSAKERAILIEEAGEDRLTLSFYQYAKIGNPHLFRNHLFVAWEAMDVLGRIYVAHEGINAQLSVPAKRFQEFKDFLDGIYFLENVRLNIAIEQDAKSFLKLKIKVRPKIVADGLNDATFDVTNKGIHVDAPTFNQLLEDEDTVLVDMRNHYESEIGHFQGAITPDVDTFRDSLDLIEEQLKEHKEDKKLVMYCTGGIRCEKASAYYKHKGFKQVYQLEGGIIEYARQVEQLKLENKYLGKNFVFDHRRAEKISDHVIAQCHQCGAPCDTHVNCANEACHLLFIQCESCAQAMDACCSEECKEIASLPYEEQKRLRAGKGNSNKIFKKGRSEKLKYQRKG